From Lentisphaera araneosa HTCC2155, one genomic window encodes:
- a CDS encoding thiamine pyrophosphate-binding protein, with protein MENYRVSDLIAEFLENNNIRHVFGIVGAGDAHIFDAILRRGFTEIVCVHHEQAAVMAMGAYYRTNGELTASIVTTGAGTTNTITGLVSCWMDSIPGIIICGNEKSIYCNPTTNPLRIWGIQGFDSIAMVEKVTKYAKRVTDPLQINLELDKAKHIALEGRKGPTWLEIPMDIQGMTVDKKKQSIFQAEEKNYFQAVKDIDSLEKAVDKTLEQFQSAKRPVLWLGHGIRLADALEYIEPLLDALKCPTLLTWQGLDMIDSDNPYVFGRAGVYGQRYSNLVLQNADFVMSIGTRMAIPQIGYDLTELARDATIICVDIDKNEVEKHQSRLLHGICADAKDFLELFLKKVATKEIPVYQNWMNQCLKYKQRFPIIGPEHKDVDGYINSYPLMEMISNLVPDDEVIVTDMGTALLSGFQVLKINGNKRLFTSTGLGEMGYGLPAAIGASFALDKGSVLCLNCDGGMMMNIQELQTIAHHKLPIKVLIFNNDGYLMIKNTQKGLFEGRYSGTDKSSGVSCPDFSKIASAFEFDMHAIRTWEDAEKVLPIFLNSPGPSFCEVFMHPEQVCVPKLGIALTAEGEIVSPPLEDLSPLLDRKVLANNMIIGIHPKSEKL; from the coding sequence ATGGAAAATTATAGAGTAAGTGATCTGATAGCAGAATTCCTTGAAAATAATAATATAAGACATGTTTTTGGCATTGTGGGAGCAGGAGATGCTCATATTTTTGATGCAATTTTAAGACGGGGCTTTACGGAAATAGTATGTGTTCACCATGAACAGGCTGCAGTAATGGCCATGGGGGCATATTATCGTACCAATGGCGAACTAACAGCAAGCATAGTGACAACGGGTGCTGGCACCACTAATACGATTACCGGTTTGGTTAGTTGTTGGATGGATTCAATACCAGGAATTATTATCTGTGGCAATGAAAAGTCTATTTATTGTAACCCGACTACAAACCCTTTAAGAATTTGGGGAATTCAGGGTTTTGATAGTATCGCGATGGTCGAAAAAGTAACGAAATATGCAAAAAGGGTGACTGATCCTCTACAAATTAATCTTGAGTTAGATAAAGCGAAGCACATAGCTTTAGAAGGTAGAAAAGGTCCCACATGGTTAGAAATACCTATGGATATTCAAGGAATGACGGTCGATAAAAAGAAACAGAGTATTTTTCAAGCGGAAGAGAAGAATTATTTTCAGGCAGTAAAGGATATAGATTCTCTTGAAAAAGCAGTAGACAAAACACTGGAACAGTTTCAAAGTGCAAAAAGGCCAGTTCTTTGGCTTGGCCACGGCATTCGCTTAGCAGATGCGCTCGAATACATAGAACCATTACTTGACGCTTTAAAATGCCCTACCTTATTAACATGGCAGGGGCTTGATATGATTGACTCCGATAATCCATATGTATTTGGTCGCGCTGGTGTCTATGGACAGCGCTATTCTAATTTAGTGCTTCAAAATGCCGATTTTGTCATGAGTATCGGTACACGTATGGCAATTCCTCAAATCGGTTATGATCTAACAGAATTAGCACGTGATGCCACCATTATTTGTGTTGATATCGATAAAAATGAAGTAGAGAAACATCAGTCAAGGCTATTGCATGGTATTTGTGCTGATGCAAAAGATTTTCTTGAACTTTTTCTTAAAAAAGTCGCTACGAAAGAAATTCCTGTATATCAAAATTGGATGAATCAGTGTTTGAAGTATAAGCAACGTTTTCCTATAATAGGGCCTGAGCATAAAGATGTAGATGGTTATATTAACTCTTATCCACTTATGGAAATGATTTCAAATTTGGTACCGGATGATGAAGTGATTGTCACAGATATGGGGACCGCACTCTTGTCGGGTTTTCAAGTATTAAAAATCAATGGAAATAAAAGGTTGTTTACAAGTACTGGACTTGGTGAGATGGGTTATGGCCTTCCGGCTGCAATTGGAGCGTCATTTGCTTTAGATAAGGGCAGTGTGCTTTGCTTAAATTGTGATGGTGGAATGATGATGAACATCCAGGAACTGCAGACAATAGCTCATCATAAACTACCGATAAAAGTTCTTATATTTAACAATGATGGATATTTGATGATCAAGAACACACAGAAAGGTTTGTTCGAAGGTCGATATAGTGGAACTGATAAAAGTAGCGGTGTCAGTTGCCCTGACTTCTCAAAGATTGCCAGTGCATTTGAATTCGATATGCATGCAATAAGAACTTGGGAAGATGCAGAAAAAGTGTTGCCAATATTCCTTAATAGTCCAGGGCCTTCATTTTGTGAAGTATTTATGCACCCTGAACAAGTATGTGTTCCAAAGTTAGGAATTGCCTTGACTGCAGAAGGAGAGATTGTATCTCCCCCTCTAGAAGATTTATCACCACTACTGGATAGAAAAGTTTTGGCAAATAATATGATTATTGGTATTCATCCAAAATCAGAAAAATTATAA
- a CDS encoding NAD-dependent epimerase/dehydratase family protein, translating to MINSKQIDYIQNDCEQVLAGQLGTLTALKNKSLFISGANGYVGKWLIELINHLNEHHKFNINIKACATSISQSAKDYPHIFRKKYIDLIDKDIKNLSEIDASVSYVLHLAGNPDNRIHSSNPVKIMKDIILGTTRILDACNRLEKLLNFTHFSSGHVYGQQPFEAMNVNENTFYSSTGTRLLSYYGEAKRASESLVNAYRSQYKIPTTILRPFAFIGPHQLIDRPWAINNFIRDGLYGQSIRILGEPTTIRSYMYPSEMALWTLRAVLNPSEKNVFNLGSSDSMDLQSIAQIVEQSFGGHLGVSTNSPPGALNKSKFIPDISKFETAFDLPLKIGTEEAIRKAVTWYKLGGLSYGKL from the coding sequence ATGATTAACAGCAAACAAATAGATTATATTCAAAATGACTGTGAACAAGTTTTAGCTGGCCAGTTGGGAACTTTAACCGCTTTAAAAAATAAGTCTCTCTTTATTTCGGGTGCGAATGGGTATGTAGGGAAATGGCTTATTGAGTTAATTAATCACCTTAATGAACATCACAAATTTAATATAAATATTAAAGCCTGTGCAACATCAATTAGCCAAAGTGCGAAGGATTACCCTCATATATTTAGAAAGAAGTATATTGATTTAATTGATAAAGACATTAAAAATCTTTCTGAAATTGATGCCTCCGTATCGTACGTATTACATTTGGCCGGTAACCCAGACAATAGAATACATTCATCGAATCCCGTTAAAATCATGAAAGACATTATTTTGGGAACGACTAGAATTCTGGATGCTTGTAATAGACTTGAAAAATTACTAAATTTCACACATTTTAGTTCAGGACATGTATATGGTCAGCAACCATTCGAAGCTATGAATGTCAATGAAAATACTTTTTATAGCTCTACTGGCACAAGACTTTTATCATATTATGGTGAAGCAAAAAGAGCTTCCGAATCTTTAGTCAACGCCTATAGAAGCCAATATAAAATTCCTACAACAATACTTCGGCCATTTGCATTTATTGGTCCTCATCAATTAATTGACAGACCGTGGGCAATTAATAATTTCATTAGAGATGGCCTCTATGGTCAGTCGATAAGGATTCTTGGTGAACCTACTACGATACGAAGTTATATGTATCCCAGTGAGATGGCATTATGGACCTTAAGGGCTGTCCTGAACCCCTCTGAAAAGAATGTGTTTAATCTAGGAAGTTCAGATAGTATGGACTTACAATCTATTGCTCAAATTGTAGAGCAGTCTTTTGGTGGCCATTTAGGTGTGTCAACGAATAGTCCGCCAGGTGCACTTAATAAATCAAAATTCATACCGGATATTAGTAAATTTGAAACTGCCTTTGATTTGCCGCTTAAAATCGGCACCGAAGAGGCAATAAGAAAAGCCGTAACATGGTATAAGCTAGGGGGATTAAGTTATGGAAAATTATAG
- the dmpG gene encoding 4-hydroxy-2-oxovalerate aldolase — translation MKNIIISDPTLRDGNHAVGHQLSVEQVKIYAKAANAANVPILEVGHGNGIGASSLQVGLAKESDIDLLEAAKSQLTTTKLGIHCIPGFATIERDLKLALDIGVDVYRIASHVTEADVTKKHISFVRERGKEVYGVLMMSHMAGIETLVSEALKMESYGAEGVVIMDSAGAYLPQDVKKRVTALRTALNGHVGFHGHNNLGMGVANSLVAAECGATILDGTARAFGAGAGNTQLEVLIAVLEKSGYSTGVDLYKILDAGDIAEEYLIDVIPSVKSTSIASGMAGVFSGFIRHIDRVSISYGVDPRDVLFRLGKRGVVAGQEDIIIEVAQEIAEQQGKTK, via the coding sequence ATGAAAAATATTATTATTAGTGATCCCACACTGAGGGATGGCAATCATGCAGTAGGTCATCAACTTAGTGTAGAACAGGTGAAAATTTATGCAAAAGCAGCTAATGCCGCAAACGTCCCTATACTTGAAGTTGGTCATGGCAATGGCATCGGAGCATCATCACTGCAGGTAGGTTTGGCCAAAGAGTCCGATATTGATTTACTGGAAGCAGCTAAGTCACAATTAACTACGACAAAGTTAGGCATACATTGTATCCCAGGATTTGCAACAATAGAAAGAGATTTAAAACTGGCTTTGGACATCGGTGTAGATGTTTATAGAATCGCTAGTCATGTGACAGAAGCTGATGTAACGAAAAAACACATATCATTTGTACGAGAGAGAGGTAAAGAAGTATATGGTGTTTTAATGATGAGTCATATGGCAGGAATTGAAACATTAGTGTCCGAAGCATTAAAGATGGAGTCTTATGGAGCTGAAGGTGTGGTCATCATGGATTCCGCAGGTGCCTATTTACCCCAAGATGTGAAAAAACGAGTCACCGCTTTGCGAACTGCTCTTAATGGGCATGTTGGCTTCCATGGCCATAATAATTTGGGTATGGGCGTTGCAAATTCTCTCGTGGCTGCTGAATGTGGTGCAACAATTTTAGATGGTACGGCAAGAGCATTTGGTGCTGGTGCAGGTAATACACAGCTAGAAGTATTGATAGCAGTTCTTGAGAAAAGTGGTTATTCAACTGGTGTAGATTTATACAAAATTCTAGATGCCGGAGATATTGCAGAGGAATATTTAATTGATGTTATCCCTTCAGTAAAATCGACATCAATTGCGTCTGGTATGGCTGGAGTGTTTTCGGGTTTTATCAGGCATATAGATCGTGTGTCAATAAGCTATGGCGTTGACCCCCGAGATGTACTATTTCGTTTGGGAAAAAGAGGGGTAGTGGCCGGGCAGGAAGATATAATTATCGAAGTGGCCCAGGAGATAGCAGAGCAACAGGGAAAAACTAAATGA
- a CDS encoding acetaldehyde dehydrogenase (acetylating), whose protein sequence is MKKLKIAILGSGNIGTDLLIKVMRSKFLDCVLFVGRSFASNGMIKASSLGIIVSDKSIDAIVENKENIDLVFDATSAQSHKIHANIFKDLGIKCIDMTPSQVGKICIPAINGPSCLSAANINMITCGGQASIPMAYTIFRNVKNIEYIEVVSSIASKSAGPGTRENIDEYIYNTEAGLRHLTGCENVKAILNLNPAIPCINMQTTIFAKVDQVEVESLISPIKEMEKKIQEYVTGYEVIVQPVYEGGRIVVTVRCCGLGDYLPRYAGNLDIINCAAIAMAEEYAIKNSVVGQS, encoded by the coding sequence ATGAAAAAATTGAAAATAGCAATTTTGGGTAGCGGAAATATTGGTACAGATCTTTTGATTAAAGTCATGCGTTCAAAGTTTTTGGATTGTGTTCTTTTTGTAGGAAGAAGTTTTGCCTCTAACGGAATGATTAAGGCTAGTTCTTTAGGTATAATAGTCTCAGATAAAAGTATAGACGCTATAGTCGAGAATAAAGAAAATATTGATTTAGTTTTTGATGCCACCTCTGCACAAAGTCATAAAATCCATGCCAATATCTTCAAGGATTTAGGTATCAAATGTATAGACATGACTCCTTCACAGGTTGGCAAGATTTGCATACCAGCAATAAATGGTCCGAGTTGTTTAAGTGCCGCAAATATAAATATGATTACCTGTGGTGGGCAAGCCTCCATTCCAATGGCTTACACTATATTTAGGAATGTGAAAAATATTGAATATATAGAAGTTGTTTCTAGTATTGCATCTAAAAGTGCTGGACCAGGTACAAGAGAAAATATTGATGAATATATCTATAATACTGAGGCAGGTTTAAGACATTTAACTGGATGTGAAAATGTAAAGGCTATCCTTAATTTAAATCCTGCAATACCTTGTATTAATATGCAGACAACCATTTTTGCCAAGGTTGATCAAGTGGAGGTAGAGTCCTTAATTTCCCCCATCAAAGAAATGGAAAAAAAGATTCAAGAATATGTAACTGGCTATGAAGTTATTGTTCAACCAGTCTACGAAGGTGGTAGGATAGTTGTTACAGTTAGGTGTTGCGGTTTGGGTGATTACCTTCCACGCTATGCGGGTAATTTAGATATCATAAATTGTGCGGCGATTGCGATGGCTGAGGAGTATGCGATAAAAAATAGTGTGGTAGGACAATCATGA